The following DNA comes from Salegentibacter mishustinae.
AAAATTTTTAATCGTTAATAATGATACAAAAGTATTACATTTGCTATACAAAATATAGTCAGTTATTAATTAATATCGCTATACTTTTGTATAGTTAAAGTTTAAAATTTTTGATAATGAGTGATTTGCAAACTATTTCTGAGATAAAAAAATGCCCTGTACAATACGTATTGGCGATTAATGATACTTTGAACGTGATAAGTGGTAAATGGAAGTTGCCTATACTTGCTTCAATCCTTTATGGTAATTATAGGTACAAAGACATACAGACCAATATCGATAAAATTACACCTAGAATGTTGTCTAAGGAGTTAAAAGAATTAGAACTAAATGGCGTTATAACAAGAAACGTTTATGATTCAACGCCAGTTCGTATTGAATACAAAATGACCGAATCAGGTAAAAATATTCTTACAGTCCTTGATGCAATGGTTGATTGGGGTGTTTCTCATAGAAAATCTACACTCATACATTCTGATTAAAAGTGTTTTTTCGGCAAATTGCAGGTAACGTCCTGTATAAAAACTGTGCGAACTGGCGTGCGTGATTGTCCGCAGGAAATTCCACTAGCAAGCGTACAGGGAGTTTTGAAATGGGAATGAATTAGAGCATTGTTTTTATATAATGTTACCTGTAGTCTTTTCTAGTTGAACCATTCTAAAATTCTCCCTTTTAAATCACCTTTAGGCGAAATTTCAAACTCAGGAGTAATACCGTTCCAGTATTCTTTCTTTGTATGATCTGCCATTACTCCCGAAGTCATTATTAATATGTCGTTGTTTT
Coding sequences within:
- a CDS encoding winged helix-turn-helix transcriptional regulator codes for the protein MSDLQTISEIKKCPVQYVLAINDTLNVISGKWKLPILASILYGNYRYKDIQTNIDKITPRMLSKELKELELNGVITRNVYDSTPVRIEYKMTESGKNILTVLDAMVDWGVSHRKSTLIHSD